The following coding sequences lie in one Acropora palmata chromosome 3, jaAcrPala1.3, whole genome shotgun sequence genomic window:
- the LOC141876787 gene encoding uncharacterized protein LOC141876787: MSIPSIHNCLYLSAENERIRKKYKKLARKNGQLEKELNDFKEQFRKNELMQTVTRSVQVQTEGKRSQSAGGVMAMSGQTSVRSQQLESNQPRKSVDEQFERTTKMLSLHKNLMKKYQKELRTNTVQVEQITTLNLENRDLEKKLLEAQQKMEELQKENEALQTRINAMGVKERITPSKRDLMANLQKVSQERNQLARERKKFKDELKMLDRGFFEEIEDLKYALQQAARLNSAYEKALKQLCSQCGMPYPKMTTTTPPKTHKRKRSRSQAREFR; encoded by the exons ATGTCTATTCCTAGTATTCACAATTGTCTTTAC cTTTCTGCAGAAAATGAACGTATCAGGAAGAAATACAAGAAACTTGCCAGAAAGAATGGTCAGTTGGAAAAAGAACTCAATGACTTCAAAGAACAGTTTAGGAAAAATGAATTGATGCAGACAGTTACTAGGAG TGTGCAAGTCCAAACAGAGGGCAAGAGGTCACAGTCAGCTGGGGGAGTGATGGCTATGAGCGGACAGACATCAGTGCGTTCACAACAGTTAGAATCTAATCAACCAAGGAAATCAGTGGATGAACAGTTTGAAAGGACAACCAA GATGCTGTCTTTACACAAAAACCTGATGAAGAAATATCAGAAAGAACTAAGGACCAACACAGTTCAAGTGGAACAAattacaactttaaat TTGGAAAATAGAGATCTGGAAAAGAAGCTCCTGGAGGCCCAACAAAAAATGGAGGAACTACAAAAAGAGAATGAAGCACTTCAAACAAGAATAAATGCAATGGGTGTCAAAGAGAGGATAACTCCTTCCAAAAGAG ATTTGATGGCTAATCTCCAGAAGGTATCCCAAGAGCGAAATCAGCTTgccagagaaagaaaaaagttcaaaG ATGAACTCAAGATGCTTGATAGG GGATTCTTTGAGGAGATTGAGGATCTGAAGTATGCTCTTCAGCAGGCTGCAAGACTAAACAGTGCTTATGAAAAAGCTTTGAAGCAGCTTTGCTCTCAGTGTGGAATGCCGTACCCTaagatgacaacaacaacaccacCAAAgacacacaaaagaaaaagatcaagATCACAAGCCAGAGAATTCAGATAA
- the LOC141876788 gene encoding E3 ubiquitin-protein ligase RNF166-like: MATGGFDFGSSSEEEKFSCPVCLEIFESPVSIPCGHTFCIDCLNSSENASGKSRCPVCRTYFQPHQKSKAHFIERQIFQSGSTCPGCYRQFPMSRLRAHRASCTQMSSDLSFSPVASTKQSFPEAKNRSTFACPYCNKRNMDCNSLLKHVNNYHKGETQSVVCPICACMPWGNPNQRSANFVDHINLRHKFEYDTFVDYENEEDTVLKQVLAKSMQEW; the protein is encoded by the exons ATGGCAACTGGAGGATTCGATTTCGGATCAAGcagtgaagaagaaaaattctCCTGCCCTGTCTGTCTGGAAATTTTTGAGAGTCCTGTTTCAATACCTTGTGGTCACAC attttgcATTGATTGCTTAAATTCGTCTGAAAATGCGTCTGGCAAATCCAGATGCCCTGTATGTCGAACATACTTTCAGCCACATCAGAAGTCAAAAGCTCACTTCATTGAACGACAGATTTTTCAAAGTGGCAGCACATGTCCAGGATGTTATAGACAG TTTCCAATGTCCAGATTAAGGGCCCACAGAGCATCATGTACACAGATGAGTTCAGATTTGTCTTTTTCTCCAGTAGCATCTACGAAGCAATCTTTTCCAGA AGCAAAGAACAGGTCAACATTTGCTTGTCCGTACtgcaacaaaagaaatatGGACTGTAACAGTTTGTTAAAACATGTAAATAACTATCACAAAGGGGAAACACAATCTGTG GTCTGTCCAATCTGTGCCTGCATGCCGTGGGGAAATCCCAATCAGAGGAGTGCCAATTTTGTTGATCACATCAACTTGCGACACAAGTTTGAATATGATACATTTGTG GATTATGAAAATGAGGAAGATACAGTTCTCAAGCAAGTTCTGGCTAAATCAATGCAAGAGTGGTGA
- the LOC141875759 gene encoding putative tRNA N6-adenosine threonylcarbamoyltransferase gives MTIAIGFEGSANKLGVGIIRDGVVLSNVRTTYITPPGQGFLPRDTAKHHRENIIDILRRALKEANITPQQIDCVCYTKGPGMGAPLVAVAIVARTVAQLWKKPMVAVNHCIGHIEMGRLVTGAVNPTVLYVSGGNTQVIAYLQRRYRIFGETIDIAVGNCLDRFARVLKLSNDPSPGYNIEQMAKRGKKLIELPYTVKGMDVSFSGILSYIESMAPKLLDSGECTAEDLCFSLQETVFAMLIETTERAMAHCGSDEVLIVGGVGCNKRLQEMMGVMAKERGAKLYATDERFCIDNGVMIAQAGWEMFRSGPVTPLEETTCTQRFRTDEVEVTWRSDS, from the exons ATGACGATTGCCATTGGATTCGAAGGCAGTGCAAACAAACTAGGCGTCGGAATCATCAGAGACGGTGTGGTTCTTTCTAATGTTCGAACTACATACATCACACCACCTGGGCAAG GTTTCTTGCCAAGGGATACTGCAAAACATCATCGTGAAAATATTATCGACATTTTGAGAAG AGCCCTGAAGGAGGCAAATATCACACCCCAACAGATTGATTGTGTGTGCTATACCAAAG GTCCTGGAATGGGAGCCCCACTAGTGGCTGTTGCCATAGTAGCAAGGACAGTTGCTCAGTTGTGGAAGAAACCTATGGTAGCTGTCAATCATTGTATTGGACATATTGAGATGGGACGACTTGTGACAGGTGCTGTTAACCCCACTGTCTTGTATGTGAGTGGTGGAAACACTCAAGTTATCGCATACTTGCAGCGTCGCTATCGTATATTTGGAGAAACAATTGACATAGCTGTTGGTAACTGTCTGGATAGATTTGCAAGGGTACTGAAG CTTTCCAATGACCCAAGTCCTGGCTATAACATAGAGCAAATGGCAAAAAG GGGGAAAAAGCTAATTGAATTGCCTTACACAGTAAAAGGCATGGATGTATCATTTTCAGGAATACTTTCTTATATTGAA AGTATGGCTCCCAAACTTCTTGACTCAGGAGAATGCACAGCAGAAGATTTATGTTTTTCTCTTCAG GAAACAGTTTTTGCTATGCTCATTGAAACAACAG aaagagcaatggctCATTGTGGCTCAGATGAAGTTCTTATTGTTGGTGGAGTGGGAT GTAACAAGCGCTTGCAAGAAATGATGG GTGTCATGGCCAAGGAAAGGGGAGCCAAACTTTATGCAACTGATGAAAG ATTTTGCATAGACAATGGGGTGATGATAGCACAGGCAGGCTGGGAAATGTTTCGATCTGGTCCTGTAACTCCCTTGGAGGAAACTACATGCACACAGAG ATTCAGAACAGATGAAGTTGAGGTAACATGGAGAAGTGACAGTTGA
- the LOC141876786 gene encoding exosome complex component RRP42-like, producing the protein MADTMLSEFERAYVVDGIEKDFRSDGRSCQDYRHFEVETGIVSNTSGSARLRLSKTDILVGVKVEIGEPHQLKPEQGYIEFFVDCSANASPEFEGRGGEELGSMLAKTLERAYNHPSAIDLESLCILPGKQCWVLYIDAVVLECGGNLFDSLSLAVKAALFNTRIPNVTVSVEEGDEQLEISDDPHDCRRLDVDPIPVTVTLSKIGHRHVVDASPQEETCSLAQLLVSINGDRNICAMQKVGSGALDPDSIFEMIETAHNVGKKLNKMLIKALKKEESMATSSQEKVGFLL; encoded by the exons ATGGCGGATACCATGCTGTCAGAGTTTGAGAGAGCTTACGTGGTGGATGGAATTGAAAAAGATTTCCGTTCAGATGGAAGGTCATGTCAAGATTACAGACATTTTGAGGTAGAAACCGGAATTGTGTCGAACACAAGTGGTTCTGCGAGACTTCGATTG TCCAAGACAGACATTTTGGTTGGTGTGAAGGTGGAAATAGGAGAGCCACATCAGCTTAAACCAGAGCAAGGATATATTGAATTTTTCGTTGATTG CTCAGCTAATGCATCACCTGAGTTTGAAGGAAGGGGAGGTGAAGAGCTTGGGTCAATGCTGGCCAAAACATTGGAGAGAGCTTATAACCATCCATCTGCCATTGATTTGGAGTCGCTGTGTATTTTGCCTGGAAAACAGTGCTGGGTTTTGTACATTGATGCAGTG GTACTAGAGTGTGGAGGCAATCTGTTTGATTCTTTGTCCCTGGCAGTGAAAGCAGCTCTTTTCAATACTAG aattCCAAATGTTACAGTATCAGTGGAGGAGGGAGACGAACAATTAGAGATATCAGATGATCCACATGATTGTAGAAGACTGGATGTGGATCCAATTCCTGTTACTGTTACTCTGAGCAAA ATTGGCCATCGCCATGTTGTGGATGCCAGTCCTCAAGAAGAAACTTGCAGCCTTGCTCAGCTTCTAGTGTCCATCAATGGTGACAGAAACATCTGTGCAATGCAGAAGGTTGGCAGTGGAGCCCTGGATCCTGATTCTATATTTGAGATGATTGAG ACTGCTCATAATGTTGGGAAGAAATTAAACAAGATGCTTATAAAGGCTCTCAAGAAAGAAGAATCCATGGCAACTTCAAGCCAGGAGAAAGTTGGTTTTCTGTTAtag